Within the Fundulus heteroclitus isolate FHET01 unplaced genomic scaffold, MU-UCD_Fhet_4.1 scaffold_637, whole genome shotgun sequence genome, the region CGGAAACTTCGCCACAACCCTGCATGGGGGTGTGATGTGCGTACCGCCCCCCTTTGCACCCACAGTCGTTTTTCTGCTTCAGAGACGCTGTTCTGCGCTTCAATTAATGAGGCTAAATTAGTGATGGGTTCACAGTCAGCTGCAAGAACCATCGGTCCTTGTATTGCCGGTCCTGTGGCTTCTTTGGCTGCCTCATCTGCTAAGTTATTTCCTATTGCTATAGGTGTTTTTGCCATCTGATGTGcagcacattttacaatagctaATGCAGATGGGAGCTGCATGGCTTGTATTAATTCCATGACAGCCTGCCCATGTGTCACCGGGGTGCCATCAGTTCGAACAAAACCTCGCTGTTTCCAGATGCTTGCATTTATATGGCATACCCCGTATCCATACGCACTGTCTGTGTAAATGGTGACTCTTTTACCTGTAGCTAATTTACATGCAGCTGTTAATGCTTTTATCTCTGCCAATTGGGCAGAGCAAGGTTGGTCAAGGCTCATGGACTGAACTTTTGTATAGGTGCCATCGGGGTCAAGCCGGACCACTCCGTATCCTGCTTTGTTCCCCGTCTCACCTCTGACACATGACCCATCAACAAACAATGTTAGATCGGATGGGATTGGGTGATTGTATAAATCCTCCCTTAGTTTCATGAAGGCGTCCGTCTCCTTGAGACAATCGTGTGGCTCACCTTCTGTTGGCAATACCATTCTTGTGGCCGGGTTGATCGCGACACACCGTTGCACTGTAAGGTCAGGTCCTGAAAGCAGAACTTCATAACCAGTGCGACGAGCTTGGGTTATCACAAAACGTGGGCTTGTGAGCAGTGCATGCAATTGATGCGATGTATACAAGAAAATAGGGTGACCCATAGTAATCACTGAGGCCTTTTTATATGcaaatgctgctgctgccaagCCTTGGTAACAAGGAGGCAGGCCTTCTTCAACTCCATCTAATTTTGTGCTGTAATAAGAAATTGGTTGTTTACCTGTGGGAGTGTCTTGCATCAATACTGCACATGCATACCCTTGTCGCTCTGCCACGTACAGATGAAATGGTTTGCCATAATCTGGATTGGCCAGAGCAGGAGCCGTTTGGAGATCTTGTTTTAGCAGCTGAAACGCTCCCTCTGCCTCGTCTGTCCACTGTAACTGAGCCGACTGTTGTCCTTGGCCTGCGGCTTTAATAAGTGCTCTTAATGGAGCAGATTTGATAGCGTAATCACACACCCACGGTCTGCTGTAACCTGCCATGCCAAGGAAAGACAACATGTGACCAACAGTTTGAGGTTTGGGCAATTTGGTTATGGCTTCTATTTGGGACGGTGCGATAGACCTTTTGTCCCCACTGAGTTGCCTGCCGAGGTATTCTACTGTTTGTTTGCAgaattgtaatttttgtttactTACTTTGTGTCCTCCTTCTGCCAATGCGGTCAACACCGTAATGGAGTCTTTTTCACACTGCTCTTTTGAGGCAGAACAGATCAAAATGTCATCAACATACATCAACATGGTGGATGGTATGTCTAAGTGATTTAAATCATTTGCCAGCACACGATTGAAAATAGATGGTGAGTGTACAAACCCTTGTGGCAATCGTGTGTACGTATATTGTTGACCTTTGTACGTAAATGCAAACAGATACTGGGAATCTGGATGCACAGGCACACTGAAAAATGCTGAACACAGATCTATCACAGTAAACCATTTTGTTCCCGGGGGTATGTTACTTAACAGTGTATGGGGGTCAGGTACTATCGGTATTTCTTCTGCTACAATAGCATTGATTAATCTTAGATCATGGACTAATCTATAGTCATTACTGTTAGGCTTTTTGATTGGAAAAATTGGTGTGTTACAGGggcttgctgttgtttttagaaCGCCTACATTTTCTAATCCTGTTATAATGGGCTGTATGCCTTCTACTGCTTCATGTTTGAGGGGGTATTTTCTTTGAAAGGGTAATTTAGCATTTAATTTGGTGGTGAATTTAATGGGGTCAGCTGATTTTACTAAACCTacatctgttttgcttttggaccACACCTGCTCAGGAACTTGTTCTAATAGTGATGCATGCTCTTCAGTCACCGCCATTTGTCTTTTCCCAGGCACTTTGATGTGTTCTGCTATTACTTCATCTGCTTGTGAAAATGAGATCTTGAAGAATAGTCCATCTTTTGATACACTGATCCGGTTCCACGCCGTATCAATCCATTCTGTGACTTTCTTGGCTTCTTGAATCATGGGACCCAGGTCATGTGACTCGTACTTGTCAGCAATCAGCAATGTGACATGCGGCGCTGAGTCAGTGACCTGGAACCATTCAGCAATGTCTTTTTCAGGAAACTTGACAACGGCTGCGGCTCCTTGTGGCCCAACCATTATGTCAGCATATTGGATGacagttgttttgttgttaatttCTTCATCCCAGCTCTTCTCGTAGTCTTCATGTTTCTGTCCTTTGTCATAAAACATGGTGCAATGGAGAGGGAGGAAGGGCTCTTTGGACTTGTCGTAGTGGTTCATTATCAGAGGTCTCCATGTTTCCCACTCCAATTGGAGGAAAGAAGTAGGTGACGTGAGTTTCATCCAAAATACTTGGTCTTCGGGGTCATGATTTGTCACTTGTGGGGTCATCTGTGGGCCCAGTGGCATCATGAAGGCTTCACTGTTGTCAGTTGCTTCAAAATAAATTCCATTTGGAGTGCATTTAATCTTTGCGTTGAGTTGGCATAACACATCTCTGCCCAGCAGATTAATTGGCGTATCTGCTGAATAAAGTAGTGGTGCATACACAGTCTTTTCTCCTATAATCATGGGAACTGGCTCAGTCATGGGTATTATTTGGGTCTTCCCAGAGAAACCTACTGTTCGAATCTTTGATGCTGAGAGAGGCAGGTTAATACCACTTTTACCTATGCACGAGTATGCAGCACCTGTATCAATCATGAATTGATGATGGCTGTCGTATATTGTGACATCAATTGTGGGTTCCGTTTGTGGGCGTTGTGTTAATACAGGTAGAATGGCCTCTCTTTCAGGTTTCTCTGGGCACCCCTATTGCCAGTACGATTCTGGCCCTGCTCCACCGTTGGCAGGTCCCGTGGCAGGGTGCTGGGGTCCCATCCATGGGTTGGTTGGGCAGTCTCTTTGCATGTGTCCGACTTGTCCACATCCCCAACACTGCAGCCTCAGCTGCTGTTGTCCCATGTCTGGACCCGCCTGGGGCATCCGCTGGTATTGTCCTTGAGGGGGCCTCCTCGGGGCTCCTTGTGGTCCTCTCCATCTTCCCCGCATGGGTGGCCcccctcttcctcttccagtcATCACGTGCTGGGAACTTGTTCCCTGATTTAGATGCACATGGATGGGAGGGACCTGTTGCGTTTGGGCCCCTCCTGCAGGTGGTGCTGTTGGATACTGCATCTGCTGTGTGGGTGGAGGGATAGTGGGAGATATCACAGGGGCTTGTATGACATCACCTCCAGCTGGTCCACTCTCAGCTGTGGGAGAGGCTGCCACTGTCAGTGCCGCTTGATGTTTgggcttttctctctctttctttgcttttgttAATTCTCCAATTTGCAGTTGGGCCAACTTGGTGGCCAGCATCTTGCTCTGGTCCTCAAGCGCTTGTTTTTCAGCTCGGTGCATGTTGACATAGTGTATCACATGCTCAGAGAATGCAGGCCAGTCCATTTTTATGAGTCCCACCACTCCATCCAGCTTGGTCTGTACCTCTCTGGGCATGGCACCTTTAACGTACATCTTGAATAGGGCCTTGGTTGACTCTTGTTCATCCCATTCACTTCCTGTCTCTGCTTTCCACATTTGTTGAAACTTGTGCAGAAACTGGGCTGGGCTTTCATCATCTCTTAGGCATTCCTCTTTCAGCTTGGTTGGGTCTCTGCGTGAGGGGTACTTTTGTCTTAGGGCTTCCCATACACGGGGTCTCATATGGTTGAAGGGTAACCCGTCACACCGGTGTCCGCGCATGACCCCTGGAAGCCTAGCTTCCACAAACACTTCTTTGGCTGCCGAGTAGCCTGCTGCTTTTATTAGCAGTGCTTTGATGTCTCCGGCTGCCAGGTTGATGCCTCCCGTGATTTCTTCTAACTTTTCTATCCATCTGTCTGCTCCGTCTGCCAGCGGCGTCAGTCTTCCTGCAAGCGTTATCATGTCCATAAATGACCATGGCATGTACCTGTCGTCATCAGGTCCCTTGGAAATTAAAGGCATGATCTTCGCCTCCTGCCCCCGTGTTGCCGCACGTATCTGTGCCTGCGATCTCGTTTCCATAGCGTGGTGCTTTTCCACCTCCAAGTCCACCTCAAATTCAGAGGCaagttgttttttcacatttgaaaaCATCTCTCTCCTTTCTGTGACCTGCCGATGCTTTACAGCTGGGCCCTCCTCACTCTGTCTGTACCCGCTGAAATAATGTGGAGGTACTAGATCTTCTCCATCGTCTGGACGTTCAGCTGTGCCCCACAGCTCCTTGTCTCTTTCCTCTTCGTCCTCCTCATCTTTTTCTGCTTCTCTAAGCATAGCTTTAGAGTGCTGGTCGGGGTGGTCTGTGAAGTCACTTAGGGCTGCTTCTTTCATACGCAGCTCAAtctccatttttctcttttcttctcgTTGCTTTCTTACGCCCCTTCGTAATTCCTCTATATTTTCCTCCTCTCTTTTACGCCTTTCTGCTTCCCTTTTTCTCTCGTTGTGTTCCTTCTCTTTCTCCCAGCTGTGGACTGATGCAGAGCATTCTTTCAATTCCTCCAGCTCTgcggtttttctttttcccagcagttttgaattttcttttagACTTGATTCCTTAAGTGCCCGAGGGAGAGTTGTGGGCCTTTCTACTGATGTGGGCCACCGAGACCTGGGAGGTGTCGATGGGCTGGAGCATGCACTATCTTCCTTTTCATCTACTGAGCAGCTTAGTATTTCTTCTTGGCTTATCTGTTCCCACTTTTCCTGCTGTCTACCTCTATTTCCTCTTTCTCCCTCCCCCTCATTATCCATTACTATTTTTAATCTTCCTGTGATTTTACCCCTACTATTTTGATCTGTAAATACTGGATATTGTCCTGCTGTTGCCTGGCGATAAGGTGGTGGTTTATGATCCGTATATACAGGCGCTGTTGGACTTTTATTACTGTCAGCTTTAAAATATTGCAAGATATCTCTCTGTTcagcatgtttctgttttttacgCAGCTGCATTTGGTCATTTCTCACCTCGTTATGCCGCAGCTTCTCTTCTACTTCATCATAGCATAACGGGTCAAAGCTACCTTCTATAGGCCAGCGATTTTTTCCAGATGTAATCTTATGCCATTCTATCatacatttttgaattttgcGTTTATTAGAAGGATGTGTTACCATTACTAATTTAGCAGGCGTCAGTTCCTTAGTCTGTTTGCTCCCGTTGGTTCCCATGGCACTCAGCAGTCAGCAGACACTGTGGCCTGTGTCTTTTACTTAGGGCTGAACGACTTTGGAAATAATCTAATTATGTTTCTCCTTGCTGCTGCTCAGTTGCTACAGGACTCACAGCATCTAAATTCAGAGCGACAATGATTGTGTTTTAgcctaaatatattttaacctaGGTTGCACCTTTTGACTTTCTTTTACATTAATCGTGGGTAAAGAAAGAATGGCCTATAACTAAAGATGTTTGTATACAAGAACTGATTACAACTAGAACCTTTATTGCTTCTATTTATCAGAATATTTTTCAAGATCAGAATATTATCCAAGACAATTAGAATGTTATTCAAGAGACCAGcctttagttgatttggacattaattttttgttaaacttaACATGCAGCCTACAGGCAATTTTAGCTTTAAATTAATTGACCTGTATTTTTTATGCTACGTATGATTATAGAGGCTTCCAGATTCagcaataaaattagattatctcactgctgctaCCGCCTTTCCTTTTGTGTGGAGGCAACCCCACTTTTTAcgttttaccaacacctaatggacacTCTAATTCTCTAATTGTTAGTAGTTACAACTCGTAGACGCTGTGGTTTCGGAAATTGCGTTTATATTAAGACTGctattaattgttcagccctgcTATTTGCTAACCTTTTAGTCCCTATGTATCTGATTTTATTGGGTCCTGCTCTTTCCAATATagatttttcctattttttaacGTTTTATCTTTTTCAATCTGTTATATCTCAACAATTTAGACGTTTTATCTTTTCCAATCTGTTATATTTCACCAATTTAGGGTCAGGGTTTTTCTGTTATgctagattttttattttattctttgttctATAATTTCTATTATATACTTTACTACTACCAACCTTttatctattattattttaccttctatgttttactgctatagtttgtttttattctacactttgtttcattcaaatatatatatgtatcctAATCACTgccaatttattatttattattattctatgTATTATTGTTATAGTTCCCCTTCCCCTTATTTCCCTTTTAACTATTAATCTACACTCTACATAAACTTaacacagacagacatataTTTATGTTTCGCTTAAGCTTCAGTTCTCAACTATGCACTTCTTGTGCTTTATTCTGCAGGCCTATTTTATTCTTACAATAACTCTCCTCACTGTCTCTTACAGTGGCACACGCGTTTTTCCCAGCTGTCAGGCGTCACCCCTCGGTAGGCTTAAGTGACGGACGTCTCCTGCGAGCGGTACTTGTTACTCTGACTATCTCTTAGCCAGGCCTTAATCACCAATACCTAACACAACTTTATAGAACTCTTTGACTATCACTTAGTCACCAATATCCTTACCATGCCACAGATATGAACCACACACTAAGTGCATCCACTGCTCCGAGCGGCTGTCTCATCAGACTGTCAATCGCTTTGACCGGTCTGTCCCTATTTCTCTAACAATTGTCTATTCAGACACAAAACAGTTCTTGCACTACTCAATATCCTAAGCAAAAATGCATAACATCGCTTGTTATGATTACCTCAGCTGTGCACAGGATATTTCATGCATCAATCAATACTTTACACAAAAATGCATCAGTTCATATTAGCCATGT harbors:
- the LOC118561465 gene encoding uncharacterized protein LOC118561465, which codes for MIDTGAAYSCIGKSGINLPLSASKIRTVGFSGKTQIIPMTEPVPMIIGEKTVYAPLLYSADTPINLLGRDVLCQLNAKIKCTPNGIYFEATDNSEAFMMPLGPQMTPQVTNHDPEDQVFWMKLTSPTSFLQLEWETWRPLIMNHYDKSKEPFLPLHCTMFYDKGQKHEDYEKSWDEEINNKTTVIQYADIMVGPQGAAAVVKFPEKDIAEWFQVTDSAPHVTLLIADKYESHDLGPMIQEAKKVTEWIDTAWNRISVSKDGLFFKISFSQADEVIAEHIKVPGKRQMAVTEEHASLLEQVPEQVKAAHNRDETRIPVDVRDVQVGDKVFI